One genomic region from Anopheles bellator chromosome 2, idAnoBellAS_SP24_06.2, whole genome shotgun sequence encodes:
- the LOC131210570 gene encoding uncharacterized protein LOC131210570 isoform X1 has translation MCSAKVKALLVVFSMVMLVDSLTIQELRLAILKQRLAARSGTSTTTAATTTTAATTTTAAATTTTAATTTTEASTTESNSTTTEASTTESNSTTTEASTTESNSTTTTADATTTSTTVAASDDTTTTAAENATTTASETDLRAQYRDQVRQQAIQKVLERAQG, from the exons ATGTGTTCCGCTAAAGTAAAAGCATTATTGGTCGTGTTCAGCATG GTCATGCTGGTGGATTCGCTCACGATTCAAGAGTTACGGCTGGCGATCCTTAAACAGCGTTTAGCTGCACGTTCCGGAACATCAAcgacaacggcagcaacaacgacaacggcagcaacaacgacaacggcagcagcaacgacaacaacggctgcaaccacaacaaccgaaGCGAGTACTACCGAGTCcaattcaacaacaaccgaagcGAGTACTACCGAGTCcaattcaacaacaaccgaagcGAGTACTACCGAGTCcaattcaacaacaaccacagctGATGCGACTACAACATCCACCACTGTTGCAGCATCCGACGACACTACGACAACTGCTGCAGAAAATGCAACCACCACGGCGAGTGAGACTGACCTCAGGGCTCAATACCGCGATCAGGTTCGCCAGCAAGCGATACAGAAAGTCTTGGAGCGAGCACAGGGTTAA
- the LOC131210570 gene encoding uncharacterized protein LOC131210570 isoform X2, with the protein MCSAKVKALLVVFSMVMLVDSLTIQELRLAILKQRLAARSGTSTTTAATTTTAATTTTAAATTTTAATTTTEASTTESNSTTTEASTTESNSTTTTADATTTSTTVAASDDTTTTAAENATTTASETDLRAQYRDQVRQQAIQKVLERAQG; encoded by the exons ATGTGTTCCGCTAAAGTAAAAGCATTATTGGTCGTGTTCAGCATG GTCATGCTGGTGGATTCGCTCACGATTCAAGAGTTACGGCTGGCGATCCTTAAACAGCGTTTAGCTGCACGTTCCGGAACATCAAcgacaacggcagcaacaacgacaacggcagcaacaacgacaacggcagcagcaacgacaacaacggctgcaacc acaacaaccgaagcGAGTACTACCGAGTCcaattcaacaacaaccgaagcGAGTACTACCGAGTCcaattcaacaacaaccacagctGATGCGACTACAACATCCACCACTGTTGCAGCATCCGACGACACTACGACAACTGCTGCAGAAAATGCAACCACCACGGCGAGTGAGACTGACCTCAGGGCTCAATACCGCGATCAGGTTCGCCAGCAAGCGATACAGAAAGTCTTGGAGCGAGCACAGGGTTAA